Sequence from the Helicoverpa armigera isolate CAAS_96S chromosome 14, ASM3070526v1, whole genome shotgun sequence genome:
CTGATTAGGACTAATTTTGTGAAATACTTTGAAAATGTCGTGGAATAGCGATACAGTGTTGGAGTTCTTAGAACTTTACAGAAGAGAACAACATCTGTGGGATCCAAAACATCCACTGCATAGAAATAGAAGCGAAGTTTCGGATTCCTGGCTCAGAATACAGTCATCGCTAAGTATACATTATTCAATTACGGAtctaaagaagaagaaggaatCATTAATGACGTCCTTCAGGATGCACCTCGGGAAAAAGAAAGTTCAGCCGGGATATCGTACTACTTGGTTTGCCTATTCACTAATGGAAAGCTTTCTTGGCGGTAAATACGAATGCGATAGCACAAATCAATTGGAAAATGAGGTAAATATTCCTATTGTGTTCTTATTAGACTAATAATATTCATAGATACTAATAGTAACGTGTTTACAACTAAGaagtaagtttatattttcaaaagttcCGAACTTTGATAAATATTGGTCCAAATTGGACCCAATTGCGTAACGCCTATAGCCATCTTGTATGTGGGTTTGGTAACCAAACTTTGTATACATTGCCGCACACTCCCAAGACTTATAAAATATTGGCTCCATGTGGAATACATTGCTGTTTGTTTAGtgtcaaaacataaacatttggctttagattattGAAGAAAGTAGTAAATACGAAATGCTGTTATATTTTGGTCCTAAGAGCAGAATGAAAAGATAACTAACTAACGTACctgataaataagtttaattcataaaaatatttttgttccagTACTTCACGAATACGGGCAATTACACTACTCAACCGGGAATACCTGATCAtaccaataatattaataggaaCGTCGGTATTTCTGACAAGCATACTGCGATGGTCAGGCAAAACAAGTCTGCATCTCCGTGtcagaagaacaaaaataattctgaTTTAAATTACGCTAAGAAACGAATGGATGAAGCTGTAACATATCTTAAAAATGCAGGAGGCGCTCAGAATGAAAAAGATGAATACGAGTTATACGGACAGTTGTTAGCGAAAAAATTAAGAAAGCTTGACGAACACCAACGTGATTTGGCGATGCATGAAATAGATAACGTGATGTTTCGCGCCAAAATGCAAAGCACTACGCCGCAACAAAGAAGTTACTCCACTTCGCCGTCGCCTGTTCCTCGGAAGTTAAAATCTCCTATATTTATAGTAACACAACAAAATCCCACGAATATACAGTACGAAGATGAAAATATACCTTATCAGGAACAGCCACCGTCTTAGAACCTACTTGATGAGTGTTGGACACTTTGGATGGAAGCTTGAAAGGGTCACGGCTAAGAACCGAGCCCGGATATTTGATTTGTTGGGCCGTGAAAGCAGCAAAAGTAGCTATAACAAAAATTTTCAGTGTTTTATACTAACTTGcttgtttcaaattaaattcattgATCAGTCAGGGATTGATACTATTGGCATAAGGTCAGGTGCAAAACTGACTGTGATTCTTGAACAGAGACCGCTTGAAGGCAAACGTATCGAAGGACATTCTTTAGGCATGATTTGGATGGAGGACAGGACCTAAATTAGAGATGAGTGGCACAATATGGCATCGAGACCAGTGATCTGAAAATTGCTGGTCATAAAAAGTGCAATGCAAAGCTAATATGTTCATATTATCAAAATTGTTAACGTAGGTTACTTAAGCGATTCCTCTTTtgaagattattattttcaaaccaTACCTAATGCGTGTTTATGTgataatatatttgtttcttttaggTAAAGCATActgttgaatattaaaatattaaaagataaGTACTAagtatatatgttttttttcctttcgaatacatacctacgtattaAAGTatctaaaaaacataaataagatgGAAGCTGCCTCAGAGAGTGTTAAATCTGGTTTTTAATTCCAACAAACATGAAACCTTAGTACAGATCATAACTTCTGTGTCCACGTTATATTGTAATCCAACGTTAACTTCATTAGTAGACAGATCTTCTCCACTACCTACTACGATTGAGTCACTAttgtgtaggtatgtagtaaGTAATAACTGTTTTAAATACTATAATTGTTGATTATAAACCGAGTGCACTCAGTACCTAAATACCAATACCTACAGTTTAGTCAATTCCATTCGTGGTCCATTGGTCAATTAGTGACGTGTTAGACTATGAATGAGTGGATGATTAAGCGGTGTCACTCCGCACCGTATCGTATGATAGTAATATAAGGTCTAAGGTCCACATCCTTGATGCGTGATTTTCCTATTTACCGCACTTTGGTCAGGAGGATGCGTGGACATTGTGTTTAGTCCAGTAAACTCATGTCCATTCTAAGAACTGACGtggttgaaaaaataaataaacattgtgcAAGATAATGATGAAACTTTTTATCTGAAACCGTGTTTTCTAATAACTTTTCGAGTCCGTGGCCTAAATCCTATTTGATGACCTGTAATCTTTGTGTgcacatttgtttatttgttaactaaatatacaaaatattttttatatgaccCAAATATTCGTAATTATAATAACACTACTGTTAACATTTTCCATCGGATTGTTTTGTCGGGTATCATGAATGAATGAGCACACTTGCTCACGGTGGGCTTGCGTTTTCAGACTAGATTCCTACAACCTTTCTCTTACCCTTATTTATGAATATccaagatataggtacctattcagaAAGTAAGCCAAGTGAATATTGCTGAGAATATATAGTCACACTGGAAATTGCTTATATGGAATCGAACACCTACACTGGTAGGTACTTCCGAGGAGGGAGCTTTAAGAATTTGGCTAGTAAGTAACTTCAATGAGACCAGAAATGATTAATCTACTTAAAAGATTTCTCAAACTGCATGAGAATAAAGTTTAAACGACTGATATCCTTTGCCAGACGGCAAGCGGCTTCGGCTATACCTAGTGTGAATTATTTCCTTaaccattgtttttttattcaatgaaTTTATTCATATTGCTCATGCCTTTCTGTAGTGACCTATTAGGTGCTATTATTTTCCACTAACAGATGGTGTAGATAAATAACTGCACTACATGGTCCGTCACGTTCGTGATGATAAACTTTCTTAGTTTTGTTTACTTCTGACATATAAGTTAATGTGAGTGTGAATTAATCACACGACCGGCATGTTTCAAGGCATGGTGATAGTATTAATGGCGTGTTAGGGTCAAAGATCACGACCAGTCAACATAAACAGTAATACCTACGTATTTGTTTTGGTGTAGAAATCGTCATGcttattcattgtttttttttttttcatccattTGCAACAAAGCAGTTTTATAAATCTCAGGGTTTTATAGAAATAATGACAGTAGATACTAAAAAATCACAGGCATTAAAATAGAATCGATTACAAtcgactaaaataaaatttcacatTGTACTCATGTTGTACTCAGATTAAATCTGAGACATTTTACCAGCCCAGCACTAGTTCACAGCTGTTGGGTGCGTTCCATTTACTTGAAATGCGCAGAATTATAAGCATCAAACTCATTCCATCTCCGTTTAACTTTAGCCGGAACATAAGATCATCCTGCTCACACACTGTTGTCAGCTGTGAGGTGTTTTTTTGCTCTTATTCACATTGTTTTGGTTTTTGGGGAAAAACATGAGCGTAAATAAAAACGTTAGGAGTaagaattgaattgtttgatTATTAACCTGCCATAGTGAACATAGCCAGCAACCATGGCTACAATGGTAAAGGAAAAGCGAAGAGAGGTAAAAACATTTATGTTTGAAACACTTTCCATTGTCTTAATTTGCGCAGCAAAACATTCCGATTAGCATGCAATACCTATCGTTTGCGATAAATTCAGCCGTAGAACCATGTCGTATTaaatattcgtttatttatGAACAAAGGTATTGTAGTTAGTTGTGATAACACATATTTTTCTCATAAAGCGCCAGTTCTTTGTACATATTATGATCTGGCGACCCCTTCTGTTTTCAAATATCCGTTTAACATGATTTGTTGACTgacttactgagactgttcaaAATAGCAATATAAATTTTGCATTTG
This genomic interval carries:
- the LOC110380043 gene encoding uncharacterized protein LOC110380043 is translated as MSWNSDTVLEFLELYRREQHLWDPKHPLHRNRSEVSDSWLRIQSSLSIHYSITDLKKKKESLMTSFRMHLGKKKVQPGYRTTWFAYSLMESFLGGKYECDSTNQLENEYFTNTGNYTTQPGIPDHTNNINRNVGISDKHTAMVRQNKSASPCQKNKNNSDLNYAKKRMDEAVTYLKNAGGAQNEKDEYELYGQLLAKKLRKLDEHQRDLAMHEIDNVMFRAKMQSTTPQQRSYSTSPSPVPRKLKSPIFIVTQQNPTNIQYEDENIPYQEQPPS